From Streptomyces sp. CMB-StM0423, a single genomic window includes:
- a CDS encoding DUF742 domain-containing protein: MTRPGRDDDPDRLYTLTGGRSRPASDEFDLVTLVVAEDEPAPGMQSEHAAILRICRTPTAVVELSADLGLPVGITKILLSDLLAAGRITARHPRYAPPRTPGGVRFADPETLEKVLVGLRHL, encoded by the coding sequence ATGACCCGCCCCGGCCGGGACGACGACCCGGACCGGCTGTACACCCTGACAGGAGGGCGCAGCCGGCCCGCCAGCGACGAGTTCGACCTCGTCACCCTGGTGGTCGCCGAGGACGAGCCGGCGCCGGGCATGCAGTCGGAGCACGCCGCGATCCTGCGCATCTGCCGCACCCCGACCGCCGTGGTGGAACTGTCCGCCGACCTCGGACTGCCCGTCGGCATCACCAAGATCCTGCTGTCCGACCTGCTGGCCGCCGGCCGGATCACCGCCCGCCACCCGCGGTACGCGCCCCCGCGCACACCGGGCGGCGTCCGGTTCGCCGATCCCGAGACTCTGGAGAAGGTGCTCGTTGGACTCCGCCACCTCTGA
- a CDS encoding roadblock/LC7 domain-containing protein, which produces MTQSPAEATGLTWLLEGLLERTPGARHALVLSRDGLKLCHTPELSEDRADQLAAISAGIQSLSHGASVEFGDGSGGVRQSMTEFYGGILFIAEAGSGSHVAVIAAETADPGLVGHNMLELVEQLGDHLSAPARGPVPAAEGVAAE; this is translated from the coding sequence ATGACCCAATCTCCCGCCGAGGCCACCGGGCTGACCTGGCTGCTGGAGGGGTTGCTGGAGCGCACGCCCGGCGCCAGGCACGCCCTCGTCCTCTCCCGCGACGGGCTCAAGCTCTGCCACACGCCCGAACTCTCCGAGGACCGCGCCGACCAGCTCGCCGCCATCTCCGCCGGCATCCAGAGCCTGTCGCACGGCGCCTCCGTCGAGTTCGGCGACGGCAGCGGCGGCGTACGGCAGTCGATGACCGAGTTCTACGGCGGCATCCTCTTCATCGCCGAAGCCGGCTCCGGCAGCCACGTCGCCGTCATCGCCGCCGAGACGGCCGACCCCGGGCTCGTCGGACACAACATGCTGGAACTCGTCGAACAGCTCGGCGACCACCTCAGCGCCCCCGCCCGCGGGCCCGTACCCGCGGCCGAGGGGGTCGCGGCGGAATGA
- a CDS encoding ATP-binding protein, translating to MTAHQDAAPPRASRSRLPAPLPALFVTVPATAVAVLAAALAGPEDHTRHIVYAGCAAAVLLCIAVAAAAGYRAKAARADERAAAAAGAAAAFADRVVPEVLRKIAAGAPVDEALAAAPQLDNQAYRRAVQQVAEEARRSENRRAAAMASCANAAGRMQAITTSMLADLREMEHRHGDADVLGDLLHLDHRTAQAGRVADSIAVLSGARTGRRWAKPITMESILRGAMGRIAGYQRVRLRAVSEVAVAGHAAEGVMHALAELLDNACNFSPPTTEVHVYVSEVPAGAVVTIEDSGLMMSEAAQRRAERAVAGTATDLSTLTGTRLGLPVVGHLAQKHGLTVSFRPSAIGGTGVVLMIPQELISRARPGEPVRTPALPMPTEDTGSTPLPLPRQRDVAAGEDADERAGDGGHDPFALAALPRRRRGRTLAGAHPGGVPDGGTPGEAAGTGTDTGTGGQGAAGDDTGSQRRREPAGSAARFGAFRRAVTGQERGADGEGGTSTAGGAMVAAVNGRKRDTGRAGDAPAAGAAAAPDAERDADDVRQDDGARAEAPAPADRPAEREEPAAPGDGPSTAPPARNAASPSEDDR from the coding sequence ATGACCGCGCACCAGGATGCAGCCCCGCCCCGGGCCTCGCGTTCCCGACTCCCCGCACCACTGCCGGCCCTCTTCGTCACGGTGCCCGCGACCGCCGTCGCGGTACTGGCCGCGGCGCTCGCAGGACCCGAGGACCACACCCGGCACATCGTCTACGCCGGTTGCGCCGCCGCCGTCCTGCTGTGCATAGCCGTCGCCGCCGCGGCCGGCTACCGCGCCAAGGCCGCCCGCGCCGACGAACGCGCCGCCGCCGCGGCCGGCGCCGCCGCCGCCTTCGCCGACCGCGTCGTACCCGAGGTATTGCGGAAGATCGCCGCCGGCGCGCCTGTCGACGAAGCACTCGCCGCCGCCCCGCAGTTGGACAACCAGGCGTACCGGCGCGCCGTACAGCAGGTCGCCGAAGAAGCGCGGCGCAGCGAGAACCGCCGCGCCGCCGCCATGGCCTCCTGCGCCAACGCCGCAGGACGGATGCAGGCCATCACCACCAGCATGCTCGCCGACCTGCGCGAGATGGAGCACCGCCACGGCGACGCCGACGTCCTCGGCGACCTCCTCCACCTCGACCACCGCACCGCGCAGGCCGGCCGCGTCGCCGACAGCATCGCCGTGCTCAGCGGCGCCCGCACCGGCCGCCGCTGGGCGAAGCCGATCACCATGGAGTCCATCCTGCGCGGCGCCATGGGCCGGATCGCCGGCTACCAGCGCGTGCGGCTGCGGGCCGTCTCCGAAGTGGCTGTCGCAGGACACGCCGCCGAGGGCGTCATGCACGCCCTCGCCGAACTCCTCGACAACGCCTGCAACTTCTCGCCCCCCACCACCGAGGTGCACGTCTACGTCTCGGAGGTGCCCGCCGGCGCCGTCGTCACCATCGAGGACAGCGGCCTGATGATGAGCGAGGCCGCGCAGCGCCGCGCCGAGCGCGCCGTCGCCGGCACCGCCACCGACCTGTCCACGCTCACCGGCACCCGGCTCGGCCTGCCCGTCGTCGGGCACCTCGCGCAGAAGCACGGGCTGACCGTCTCGTTCCGCCCCTCCGCCATCGGCGGCACGGGCGTCGTGCTGATGATCCCGCAGGAGCTGATCTCCCGCGCCCGGCCCGGCGAACCCGTACGCACACCGGCCCTGCCCATGCCCACCGAGGACACCGGCAGCACGCCGCTCCCGCTGCCCCGGCAGCGGGACGTCGCCGCCGGCGAGGACGCCGACGAGCGGGCGGGCGACGGCGGGCACGACCCGTTCGCGCTGGCCGCGCTGCCGCGGCGGCGCCGCGGGCGCACGCTGGCGGGCGCACACCCCGGCGGAGTGCCGGACGGCGGCACGCCGGGCGAGGCCGCCGGTACGGGCACGGACACGGGTACCGGCGGCCAGGGTGCCGCCGGTGACGACACCGGATCCCAGCGCCGGCGCGAACCCGCCGGCTCCGCCGCCCGGTTCGGCGCCTTCCGGCGTGCGGTGACCGGCCAGGAGCGCGGCGCGGACGGCGAGGGCGGCACCAGCACGGCGGGCGGCGCCATGGTCGCCGCCGTCAACGGCCGCAAGCGCGACACCGGCCGGGCCGGCGACGCACCGGCCGCAGGCGCCGCAGCGGCCCCAGACGCCGAACGGGACGCAGACGACGTACGGCAGGACGACGGCGCACGCGCCGAAGCCCCCGCACCAGCAGACCGACCCGCGGAACGCGAGGAACCCGCCGCGCCCGGCGACGGCCCCTCCACCGCACCCCCCGCACGCAATGCCGCTTCACCTTCGGAGGACGACCGATGA
- a CDS encoding arylsulfotransferase family protein, with amino-acid sequence MTRLPRTYATFMLCGVTVAALTAAAPAPGAAARPAAGSGPASDGAAADGTDAAPGSAAPGAAADQAAAVDGEDPPGLDVLKRGQGMAPGLLFLTPQGRHETPRGPQIVDDRGRPVWYHRIPAGFVAADFQVQEYRGKKVLTWWEGESSPTGTGSGTGYIADENYDIIATVKTPDAGERTDFHEFRLTPDGTALILSYRDEPYDLTPVGGPEDGQVLDYVVQEIDIATGEKVMDWHSLDHIPITDSDRRFDPGMPGPFPYMHLNAVSLDHDGNLLFSGRETSTIYKVDRETGEVIWRLGGKRSDFRLGAGARTIGQHNIEPAGENTYRVFDNQNMGSPGYESRVAWLRIDEQQMTAELVRQQVHPDRLTTGLEGNSQALPNGNTFVSWGSPSGRISEFSPSGQLVFDSTLPEDISSYRGYRAPWKSTPDTAPEAEVNDAVTAVDAVWNGATEVEGWRVLGGETQSRLRPVARAGWKGLDTEVQLPPEARDIDYVKVQALDARGRVLGSSPVEAVEPAASPHH; translated from the coding sequence ATGACCCGTTTACCCCGTACGTACGCCACGTTCATGCTCTGCGGAGTCACGGTCGCCGCACTCACCGCGGCGGCCCCGGCCCCCGGCGCCGCCGCCCGGCCCGCCGCCGGCTCCGGCCCGGCCTCTGACGGCGCAGCCGCCGACGGCACCGACGCCGCCCCCGGCTCCGCCGCCCCCGGCGCAGCCGCCGACCAGGCCGCCGCCGTCGACGGCGAGGACCCGCCCGGGCTCGACGTGCTCAAGCGCGGCCAGGGCATGGCCCCCGGCCTCCTCTTCCTCACCCCCCAGGGCCGCCACGAGACGCCCCGCGGCCCCCAGATCGTCGACGACCGCGGCCGCCCGGTCTGGTACCACCGGATCCCCGCCGGCTTCGTCGCCGCCGACTTCCAGGTCCAGGAGTACCGCGGCAAGAAGGTGCTCACCTGGTGGGAAGGCGAAAGCTCCCCCACCGGCACGGGCTCGGGCACCGGATATATCGCCGACGAGAACTACGACATCATCGCCACCGTCAAGACTCCCGACGCGGGCGAGCGCACCGACTTCCACGAGTTCCGCCTCACCCCCGACGGCACGGCCCTGATCCTCAGCTACCGCGACGAGCCGTACGACCTCACCCCCGTCGGCGGACCCGAAGACGGTCAGGTCCTCGACTACGTCGTGCAGGAGATCGACATCGCCACCGGCGAAAAGGTCATGGACTGGCACAGCCTCGACCACATCCCGATCACCGACTCCGACCGCCGCTTCGACCCCGGCATGCCAGGCCCTTTTCCGTACATGCACCTCAACGCCGTCAGCCTCGACCACGACGGCAACCTCCTCTTCTCCGGCCGCGAGACCAGCACCATCTACAAGGTCGACCGCGAGACCGGCGAGGTCATCTGGCGGCTCGGCGGCAAGCGCAGCGACTTCCGCCTCGGCGCCGGCGCCCGCACCATCGGCCAGCACAACATCGAGCCCGCCGGCGAGAACACGTACCGCGTCTTCGACAACCAGAACATGGGCAGCCCCGGCTACGAGTCGCGGGTGGCGTGGCTGCGTATCGACGAGCAGCAGATGACCGCCGAGCTCGTACGCCAGCAGGTCCACCCGGACCGGCTGACGACCGGACTGGAGGGCAACAGCCAGGCGCTGCCCAACGGCAACACCTTCGTGAGCTGGGGCTCCCCTTCCGGCCGCATCTCCGAGTTCTCGCCCTCCGGCCAACTGGTCTTCGACAGCACGCTGCCGGAGGACATCAGCAGTTACCGCGGCTATCGCGCCCCCTGGAAGAGCACCCCCGACACCGCCCCCGAGGCCGAGGTGAACGACGCGGTCACCGCCGTCGACGCCGTGTGGAACGGCGCGACGGAGGTCGAGGGCTGGCGGGTACTCGGCGGCGAGACGCAGTCGCGGCTGCGCCCCGTGGCGCGCGCCGGGTGGAAGGGGCTCGACACCGAAGTGCAACTGCCGCCCGAGGCCCGCGACATCGACTACGTGAAGGTCCAGGCGCTCGACGCGCGCGGCCGGGTCCTCGGGTCCTCGCCGGTCGAGGCCGTGGAGCCCGCCGCATCCCCCCACCACTGA
- a CDS encoding type III polyketide synthase yields MSEARIVAVTFRTPPLVKMEEFANLVAAEPGGDTVAQVIRNSAITTKGMAVNALLEDPRRWTTRRRMDRSLAEARHLGRTTVIAALAEAGLRPEDVGLFATVTTTTHSAPGLDALAPELGLRPDVETLSLGPMGCYAAVPAVSACAHWVAAKRRPAVLLAVDLFSPHVQPPPYDKEQAVVLTLFGDGAAAVVLLPPEAGEPGGVEVVDSEQLTAPAYADDLQVHMGDNGLRIRLKPSMPDVVAGSVAIPARALLARHGVRWSDVAWWAVHPGGRRILDRVDEALGLPERSMATAREVMREYGNTAAPAVLAVLRRLQTTRPLAAGEHGVVLACGPGATVWALLLRGA; encoded by the coding sequence ATGTCCGAAGCGCGGATCGTGGCTGTCACGTTCCGGACCCCACCGCTGGTCAAGATGGAAGAGTTCGCCAACCTCGTCGCCGCGGAACCCGGAGGCGACACGGTCGCCCAGGTCATCCGGAACTCGGCGATCACCACCAAGGGCATGGCCGTGAACGCCCTGCTGGAAGACCCCCGCCGCTGGACCACGCGCCGGCGGATGGACCGCAGCCTCGCCGAGGCCCGCCACCTCGGCCGCACCACCGTCATCGCGGCGCTCGCCGAGGCCGGCCTGCGCCCGGAGGACGTGGGGCTGTTCGCCACCGTCACCACGACCACCCACTCCGCCCCCGGCCTCGACGCCCTCGCCCCGGAACTCGGGCTGCGCCCGGACGTCGAGACGCTGTCCCTCGGCCCGATGGGCTGCTATGCGGCCGTGCCGGCGGTGTCCGCGTGCGCGCACTGGGTCGCGGCCAAGCGGCGCCCGGCGGTACTGCTCGCGGTCGACCTCTTCTCGCCGCACGTGCAGCCGCCCCCGTACGACAAGGAACAGGCCGTCGTCCTCACGCTGTTCGGCGACGGCGCCGCGGCGGTGGTGCTGCTGCCGCCGGAGGCGGGTGAGCCCGGCGGCGTCGAGGTCGTCGACTCCGAACAGCTCACCGCGCCGGCCTACGCGGACGACCTCCAGGTGCACATGGGCGACAACGGGCTGCGTATCAGGCTCAAGCCGTCCATGCCGGACGTCGTCGCGGGCTCCGTCGCGATTCCGGCGCGGGCGCTGCTCGCCAGGCACGGGGTCCGCTGGTCCGACGTCGCGTGGTGGGCCGTCCACCCGGGCGGCCGGCGCATCCTCGACCGGGTCGACGAGGCGCTGGGCCTGCCGGAGCGGTCGATGGCCACGGCGCGGGAGGTGATGCGGGAGTACGGCAACACCGCGGCCCCGGCGGTGCTGGCGGTGCTGCGCCGGCTGCAGACGACGCGGCCGCTGGCGGCGGGTGAGCACGGGGTGGTGCTGGCGTGCGGCCCGGGAGCGACGGTCTGGGCGCTGCTGCTGCGCGGCGCGTAG
- a CDS encoding sulfotransferase family protein translates to MLEVIGAGVGRTGTLSLKTALERLGFGPCHHMLGLFEDPEQIPMWEAASRGESVAWHQVYARYGSTVDWPGARFWREIAGAFPEAKVVLTVRDPESWYASAASSIYATAVAPPPPDVGEGFVRLRDMSLEVIWDGVFDGRFTEKEHALKVFAEHEAAVREEIPADRLLVFRVSEGWEPLCDFLGVPVPDEPFPRSNERGRFVDEVRERSGAAGGGDAAG, encoded by the coding sequence ATGCTGGAAGTCATCGGCGCGGGAGTCGGCCGTACGGGAACGCTGTCGCTCAAGACGGCGCTGGAACGGCTGGGCTTCGGCCCGTGTCACCACATGCTGGGCCTCTTCGAGGACCCGGAGCAGATCCCGATGTGGGAGGCGGCGTCGCGCGGCGAGTCCGTGGCCTGGCACCAGGTGTACGCACGGTACGGCTCGACGGTGGACTGGCCGGGCGCCCGCTTCTGGCGGGAGATAGCGGGGGCGTTCCCCGAGGCGAAGGTGGTGCTGACGGTACGGGACCCGGAGAGCTGGTACGCGAGCGCGGCGAGCAGCATCTACGCCACGGCGGTGGCCCCGCCCCCGCCGGACGTGGGCGAGGGCTTCGTACGGCTTCGGGACATGTCGCTTGAGGTGATCTGGGACGGCGTGTTCGACGGCCGGTTCACGGAGAAGGAGCACGCGCTGAAGGTCTTCGCGGAGCACGAGGCGGCGGTGCGGGAGGAGATACCCGCGGACCGGTTGCTGGTGTTCCGGGTGAGCGAGGGCTGGGAGCCGCTGTGCGACTTCCTGGGAGTGCCGGTGCCGGACGAACCGTTCCCGAGGAGCAACGAGCGGGGCAGGTTCGTGGACGAGGTGAGGGAGCGCAGCGGGGCGGCAGGCGGGGGAGACGCCGCGGGGTGA
- a CDS encoding NUDIX domain-containing protein: MYVVNVCVALRRRDQWLLIVRHPDLGHAGGTLAVPGGKVEAAAGPSDSDDVLEATARRETAEEVGVDLTGVPLHYAESTFFVSDTGNPVVNVLFAAHLPENAAPHPAAPAEVSEVLWRTQPEVEATAGCPPWTVQNIRRAAAALGPAQPL, from the coding sequence GTGTACGTCGTCAACGTCTGTGTCGCCCTGCGGCGCCGTGATCAGTGGCTGTTGATCGTCCGCCACCCCGACCTGGGCCACGCCGGTGGGACCCTCGCCGTCCCCGGCGGCAAAGTAGAGGCGGCCGCCGGCCCATCCGACAGTGACGACGTCCTCGAAGCCACCGCCCGGCGCGAGACAGCCGAAGAGGTCGGCGTCGATCTCACCGGCGTCCCGCTCCACTACGCGGAGAGCACCTTCTTCGTCTCCGACACCGGCAACCCCGTCGTGAACGTCCTCTTCGCCGCCCACCTCCCCGAGAACGCAGCCCCCCACCCCGCCGCACCGGCCGAGGTATCCGAGGTCCTGTGGCGTACGCAGCCGGAAGTCGAGGCCACCGCGGGCTGCCCGCCCTGGACCGTGCAGAACATTCGCCGGGCGGCGGCAGCCCTGGGTCCCGCCCAGCCGCTGTGA
- a CDS encoding DUF397 domain-containing protein: MRDSKDPRGPRLAFTPAAWDAFVAAVKREEFPGR, encoded by the coding sequence GTGCGCGATTCGAAAGACCCCCGCGGCCCGCGCCTGGCCTTCACCCCCGCCGCATGGGACGCCTTCGTCGCCGCCGTCAAGCGCGAGGAGTTCCCCGGCCGCTAG
- a CDS encoding HelD family protein produces the protein MSDPTATTTGTTPAPLLRERAHLAASRSALRDMRADAEALDIADVTANWVNAEVLQSEIDLRIKALADLADTPLFFGRLDYSHAPGAEMAEGDPGENFYIGRRHVHDADGDPMVIDWRAPVSQPFYRASKKDPMDVSLRRRFGYDRGEITAYEDEHLTDPAEAAKSSALLQREIERPRVGPMRDIVATIQPEQDEIVRAEIGGTVCVQGAPGTGKTAVGLHRVAYLLYAHRERLARTGTLVIGPNDSFLRYIEQVLPTLGELDVKQATVAELVAHVEVRGADPAPVARLKGDARMAEVLRRAVRAGVTMPVEPVVVVRGSRRWRVPAYEVEELVRELLARDIRYGSAREALPQRIAHAVLVRMERAGEAPDDRVQDAVARNAVVKAAVKEIWPAVDPVKLVLRLLSDADFLAAHAEGVLDADEQRLLLWEKAPRGVRSARWSAADAVLIDEARDVVERTPSLGHVVLDEAQDLSPMQYRAVGRRCSTGSATVLGDIAQGTTPWATESWAVALAHLGKPDAAVEELTQGFRVPREVIAYASRLLPSIAPGLAEATSIRESAGDLAVRALPRAALDGSVAEACGSVLRSREGSVGLIAADGRVAALGAALAAAGLPFLAPGEETTSEARLTLVPASLAKGLEYDYVVLDDPATIVAAEPDVRTGLRRLYVCLTRAVSGLTVLHAEPLPAELAA, from the coding sequence ATGTCCGACCCCACCGCTACCACCACCGGGACGACCCCCGCCCCCCTCCTCCGCGAGCGCGCCCACCTCGCCGCGTCCCGTAGCGCCCTGCGTGACATGCGCGCCGACGCCGAGGCGCTGGACATCGCCGACGTGACCGCGAACTGGGTCAACGCCGAGGTCCTCCAGTCCGAGATCGACCTGCGGATCAAGGCTCTCGCCGACCTCGCCGACACCCCGCTCTTCTTCGGGCGCCTCGACTACTCCCACGCCCCCGGCGCGGAGATGGCCGAAGGGGACCCCGGGGAGAACTTCTACATCGGGCGGCGGCACGTGCACGACGCCGACGGGGACCCGATGGTGATCGACTGGCGGGCGCCGGTCTCGCAGCCGTTCTACCGGGCGTCGAAGAAGGACCCCATGGACGTCTCCCTCCGCCGCCGGTTCGGGTACGACCGCGGGGAGATCACGGCGTACGAGGACGAGCATCTGACCGACCCGGCCGAGGCGGCGAAGTCGAGCGCCCTCCTCCAGCGGGAGATCGAGCGGCCGCGCGTCGGGCCGATGCGGGACATCGTGGCGACGATCCAGCCCGAGCAGGACGAGATCGTCCGGGCGGAGATCGGCGGGACCGTGTGCGTGCAGGGGGCGCCGGGGACGGGGAAGACGGCGGTGGGGCTGCACCGGGTTGCGTATCTGCTGTACGCGCACCGGGAGCGGCTGGCGCGTACGGGGACGCTGGTGATCGGGCCGAACGACTCCTTCCTGCGGTACATCGAGCAGGTGCTGCCGACGCTGGGCGAGCTGGACGTCAAGCAGGCGACGGTGGCCGAGCTGGTCGCGCACGTGGAGGTGCGCGGGGCCGATCCGGCGCCGGTGGCGCGGCTCAAGGGCGACGCGCGGATGGCGGAGGTGCTGCGGCGGGCGGTGCGGGCCGGGGTGACGATGCCGGTGGAGCCGGTCGTGGTGGTGCGCGGGTCGCGGCGGTGGCGGGTGCCCGCGTACGAGGTGGAGGAGCTGGTACGGGAGCTGCTCGCGCGGGACATCCGCTACGGCTCGGCGCGGGAGGCGCTGCCGCAGCGGATCGCGCACGCCGTGCTCGTCCGGATGGAGCGGGCCGGTGAGGCGCCGGACGACCGGGTGCAGGACGCGGTGGCGCGGAACGCGGTGGTGAAGGCGGCGGTCAAGGAGATCTGGCCGGCGGTGGATCCGGTGAAGCTGGTGCTGCGGCTGCTGTCGGATGCCGACTTCCTTGCCGCGCACGCGGAGGGGGTTCTCGACGCGGACGAGCAGCGGCTGCTCCTGTGGGAGAAGGCGCCGCGGGGGGTGCGGTCGGCGCGGTGGTCGGCGGCGGACGCGGTGCTGATCGACGAGGCGCGGGACGTGGTGGAGCGGACGCCGTCGCTGGGGCACGTGGTGCTGGACGAGGCGCAGGACCTGTCGCCGATGCAGTACCGGGCGGTGGGGCGGCGGTGTTCGACCGGATCGGCGACCGTCCTGGGGGACATCGCGCAGGGGACGACGCCGTGGGCGACGGAGAGCTGGGCGGTCGCCCTCGCGCACCTGGGGAAGCCGGACGCGGCGGTGGAGGAGCTGACGCAGGGCTTCCGGGTGCCGCGGGAGGTCATCGCGTACGCGTCGCGGCTGCTGCCGTCGATCGCGCCGGGGCTGGCGGAGGCGACGTCGATCCGCGAGTCGGCGGGGGACCTGGCGGTACGGGCGCTGCCGCGGGCGGCGCTGGACGGCTCGGTGGCGGAGGCGTGCGGGTCGGTGCTGCGGAGCCGGGAGGGCTCGGTGGGGCTGATCGCGGCGGACGGGCGGGTGGCCGCGCTGGGGGCAGCGCTGGCGGCGGCGGGGCTGCCGTTCCTGGCGCCGGGTGAGGAGACGACGTCGGAGGCGCGGCTGACGCTGGTGCCCGCGTCGCTGGCGAAGGGCCTGGAGTACGACTACGTCGTCCTGGACGACCCGGCGACGATCGTCGCGGCGGAGCCGGACGTACGGACGGGGCTGCGGCGGCTGTACGTCTGCCTGACGCGGGCGGTGTCGGGGCTGACGGTGCTGCACGCGGAGCCGCTGCCGGCGGAGCTGGCGGCGTGA